A single region of the Blattabacterium cuenoti genome encodes:
- the rpsI gene encoding 30S ribosomal protein S9 has translation MIYHSIGRRKRSLARIYLKIKKLENGLITINSKKLDQYFPKYVHQKILYPIKIVNKLDQFDINIKVFGGGFHGQAEAIRLAISRVLCKIDIKYRSRLKSEGLLTRDSREVERKKFGQKKARKKYQFSKR, from the coding sequence ATGATATATCATTCAATAGGAAGAAGGAAAAGGTCTCTTGCACGTATATATTTAAAAATAAAAAAATTAGAAAATGGATTAATTACTATTAATTCTAAAAAATTAGATCAGTATTTTCCAAAATATGTTCATCAAAAAATTTTATATCCAATAAAAATTGTAAATAAATTAGATCAGTTTGATATAAATATTAAAGTTTTTGGCGGTGGATTTCATGGTCAAGCAGAAGCAATACGTCTAGCAATATCTCGTGTGCTTTGTAAGATTGATATAAAATATAGAAGTAGATTAAAATCTGAAGGATTATTAACACGTGATTCTAGAGAAGTAGAGAGAAAAAAATTTGGTCAGAAAAAAGCAAGAAAAAAATATCAATTTTCAAAACGATAA
- the rplM gene encoding 50S ribosomal protein L13, whose translation MDSLSFKTASAKKKSIEKSWIIMDATNQILGRFSSKIASIIIGKHKSFFSPHVDCGDHVIVINSNYIKLTGKKWDKKKYIYHTGYPGGKKTIIVKHLFNKDSRNLIYRAVKGMLPKNRLGRLIFKNLHVYKKSEHNHQAQKPILFKSN comes from the coding sequence ATGGATTCATTAAGTTTTAAAACGGCTTCAGCTAAAAAAAAATCTATAGAAAAATCATGGATAATAATGGATGCAACTAATCAAATTCTTGGCAGATTTTCTTCTAAAATTGCTTCAATTATAATAGGTAAACATAAATCTTTTTTTTCTCCACATGTAGATTGTGGAGATCATGTGATAGTCATAAATTCCAATTATATTAAACTTACTGGAAAAAAATGGGATAAAAAAAAATATATTTACCATACTGGATATCCAGGAGGAAAAAAAACAATTATTGTTAAACATTTATTTAATAAAGATTCAAGAAATTTGATATACAGAGCTGTAAAGGGAATGCTACCAAAAAATCGTTTAGGACGTTTAATTTTTAAAAATCTTCACGTATATAAAAAATCAGAACATAATCATCAAGCTCAAAAACCTATTTTATTCAAATCAAATTAA
- the dnaK gene encoding molecular chaperone DnaK, whose protein sequence is MSKIIGIDLGTTNSCVAVMEINDPIVIPNSEGKRTTPSIVAFVEGGERKIGDPAKRQAVTNPQKTIFSIKRFMGRMFSEVAEELKHIPYKVIKGGNNTPRVDIEKRLYAPQEISAMILQKMKKTAEDYLGEEVNRAVITVPAYFNDAQRQATKEAGEISGLKVERIINEPTAAALAYGLDKSNQNKKIVVYDLGGGTFDVSILELGDGVFEVLSTNGDTHLGGDDFDQVIIDYLANKFKSREGLDLRKDPMALQRLKEASEKAKIELSSSNQTEINLPYITATESGPKHLVITLTRAKFEQLSEKLIQRSISPCFKALEDANLNTKEIDEVILVGGSTRIPKVQEEVEKFFKKKPSKGVNPDEVVAIGAAIQGGVLTGDVQNVLLLDVTPLSLGIETLGGVFTKLIESNTTIPTKKSEVFSTAADNQSAVTIRVGQGERPMFNDNKEIGRFDLVDIPPAPRGIPQIEVTFDIDANGILNVSAKDKGTGKEQFIRIETSSGLNQEEIEKMKEEAKKNAQKDEKTKIEIEKLNTADNQIFQTEKQLKDYENKLSENNKKNIKNYLEQLKKAHSKKDFTAIDSNIKKLNEAWINASQELYTEKNKKSDKKENGNEGKSNKGNENVQDVDYEEVK, encoded by the coding sequence ATGAGTAAAATTATAGGAATAGATTTAGGAACAACAAATTCTTGTGTTGCTGTTATGGAAATTAATGATCCTATTGTTATACCTAATTCAGAAGGAAAAAGAACCACTCCATCTATAGTTGCTTTTGTAGAAGGTGGAGAAAGAAAAATAGGAGATCCTGCAAAGAGACAGGCGGTAACAAATCCACAAAAAACTATTTTTTCAATTAAAAGATTTATGGGTAGAATGTTTTCAGAAGTTGCTGAAGAATTAAAACATATTCCTTATAAAGTAATAAAAGGAGGGAACAATACACCTAGGGTAGATATAGAAAAAAGATTATATGCCCCACAAGAAATTTCTGCAATGATTTTGCAAAAAATGAAAAAAACAGCTGAAGATTATTTAGGAGAAGAAGTGAACAGAGCTGTTATTACAGTTCCTGCTTATTTTAATGATGCACAAAGACAAGCTACCAAAGAAGCTGGAGAAATTTCTGGATTAAAAGTAGAAAGAATTATAAATGAACCTACTGCAGCTGCTTTAGCTTATGGCTTAGATAAAAGCAATCAAAATAAAAAAATAGTAGTATATGATTTAGGAGGAGGGACTTTTGATGTTTCTATTTTAGAATTAGGAGATGGGGTTTTTGAAGTACTTTCTACCAATGGGGATACTCATCTAGGAGGAGATGATTTTGATCAAGTAATAATTGATTATTTAGCAAATAAATTTAAATCTAGAGAAGGGTTAGATCTTAGAAAAGATCCTATGGCTTTGCAACGTTTAAAAGAAGCTTCTGAAAAAGCTAAAATAGAATTATCCTCTTCCAATCAAACAGAAATAAATCTTCCATATATTACAGCTACGGAATCCGGTCCTAAACATTTAGTGATAACTTTAACTCGTGCAAAATTTGAACAACTATCAGAAAAATTAATACAACGTTCTATTTCTCCTTGTTTTAAAGCATTAGAAGATGCTAATTTAAACACTAAAGAGATAGATGAAGTTATTTTAGTAGGTGGATCTACTCGTATTCCAAAAGTTCAAGAAGAAGTAGAAAAATTTTTTAAGAAAAAACCATCTAAAGGGGTAAATCCTGATGAAGTAGTAGCTATTGGAGCTGCTATACAAGGAGGAGTTTTAACGGGAGATGTGCAAAATGTATTGCTATTAGATGTTACTCCTTTATCTTTGGGAATTGAAACTTTAGGAGGAGTTTTTACAAAACTTATTGAGTCTAATACGACTATTCCTACTAAAAAATCTGAAGTATTTTCTACTGCAGCAGATAATCAGTCCGCCGTTACTATACGTGTTGGACAAGGTGAAAGACCTATGTTTAATGATAACAAAGAAATAGGTAGATTTGATTTGGTTGATATCCCGCCAGCTCCTAGAGGAATTCCTCAAATAGAGGTAACTTTTGATATAGATGCTAATGGAATTTTGAATGTATCGGCAAAAGATAAAGGAACAGGTAAAGAACAATTCATACGCATTGAAACTTCTTCAGGATTAAATCAAGAAGAAATAGAAAAAATGAAAGAAGAAGCTAAAAAAAATGCTCAAAAAGATGAAAAAACAAAAATAGAAATAGAAAAATTAAATACTGCTGATAATCAAATATTTCAAACTGAAAAACAATTAAAAGATTATGAAAATAAATTATCAGAAAATAATAAAAAAAATATAAAAAATTATCTAGAACAATTGAAAAAAGCTCATTCTAAAAAAGATTTTACTGCTATTGATAGCAATATTAAAAAATTAAATGAAGCTTGGATTAATGCTTCACAAGAACTTTATACGGAAAAAAATAAAAAATCAGATAAAAAAGAAAATGGAAATGAAGGAAAAAGTAATAAAGGAAATGAAAATGTTCAAGATGTAGATTATGAAGAAGTAAAATAA
- a CDS encoding phosphatidylserine decarboxylase family protein produces MIHKEGITFLLYALIILLLLILFSFFLFSRFIFFSILIFLIIHYIFLIFFFRNPKRNFSEKNYKKKEIVISPADGKIVEIQKIFEKEFLKKNCICISIFMSPFNVHVNRFPISGKVIYVKYHTGKYLIAWFKKASLNNERTTIVVETNKKNKVLFRQIAGFIARRIIIYAKKNAIVKKGDEFGFIKFGSRVDVLLPLNSIILIKKGEKVTGGETKISIIPS; encoded by the coding sequence ATAATTCACAAAGAAGGAATAACATTTTTATTGTATGCATTAATTATATTATTATTATTAATATTATTTTCTTTTTTTTTATTTTCTAGATTCATTTTTTTTTCTATACTTATTTTTTTAATTATACATTATATTTTTTTAATTTTTTTTTTTAGGAATCCAAAAAGAAATTTTTCTGAAAAAAATTATAAAAAAAAAGAAATCGTTATTTCTCCAGCTGATGGAAAAATTGTGGAAATACAAAAAATTTTTGAAAAGGAATTTTTAAAAAAAAATTGTATATGTATATCAATTTTTATGTCTCCTTTTAATGTACATGTGAATCGATTCCCTATATCTGGAAAAGTCATTTATGTAAAATATCATACAGGTAAATATTTAATAGCTTGGTTTAAAAAAGCATCATTAAATAATGAACGTACAACTATTGTTGTAGAAACAAATAAAAAAAATAAAGTTTTATTTAGACAAATAGCTGGATTTATAGCTAGACGAATTATTATTTATGCAAAAAAAAATGCTATAGTAAAAAAAGGTGATGAATTTGGATTTATAAAATTTGGATCTAGAGTTGATGTTTTATTACCCTTAAATTCTATTATATTAATAAAAAAGGGAGAAAAAGTTACTGGAGGTGAAACTAAAATTTCCATTATTCCATCATAA
- a CDS encoding phosphatidate cytidylyltransferase, translated as MKKKKNFNFLIRLLTGFIYVILIIFSIEKGEKCFRIVMMMLSFFCLFEFLVILGTDIILIKITFLFFLFSIIMDFFLKKKGLISYIVCFIPYSIIFFIIQLFSKKYSHKEKITQVNHLIFGLVYIIIPFYLASYIYTINYGKKFILGVFLLIWTNDSLSYLIGKKWGKKKIAISISPNKSVEGFIGGLFFCLMLGFFLYKIWKRKYWVILAFTIPIFSTIGDLVESTIKRSYNVKNSGIWFPGHGGFLDRLDSFIFVIPIIATIVTSVVYFFNPNPL; from the coding sequence ATGAAAAAGAAGAAAAATTTTAATTTTTTAATCAGATTACTTACTGGGTTTATTTATGTTATTTTGATTATTTTTTCTATTGAAAAAGGAGAAAAGTGTTTTAGAATAGTAATGATGATGTTATCTTTTTTTTGTTTATTTGAATTTTTAGTCATATTAGGAACTGATATAATTTTAATTAAAATTACTTTTTTATTTTTTTTATTTTCTATAATAATGGATTTTTTTTTGAAAAAAAAAGGATTAATATCATACATTGTCTGTTTTATTCCATATTCTATAATTTTTTTTATTATTCAGCTTTTTTCTAAAAAATATTCTCATAAAGAAAAAATAACACAAGTAAATCATTTAATTTTTGGATTAGTGTATATTATTATCCCTTTTTATTTAGCTTCTTATATTTATACTATAAATTATGGAAAAAAATTTATTTTAGGTGTTTTTCTTTTAATATGGACAAATGATTCTTTATCTTATTTAATAGGAAAAAAGTGGGGTAAAAAAAAAATTGCCATATCTATTTCTCCTAATAAATCTGTAGAAGGTTTTATTGGAGGTTTATTTTTTTGTTTAATGTTAGGTTTTTTTTTATACAAAATATGGAAAAGAAAATATTGGGTAATTTTAGCTTTTACAATTCCTATTTTTTCTACTATTGGTGATCTTGTAGAATCTACTATTAAAAGATCTTATAATGTAAAAAATTCTGGTATTTGGTTTCCTGGACATGGAGGATTTTTAGATAGATTAGATAGTTTTATTTTTGTAATTCCAATTATAGCAACAATAGTCACTAGTGTTGTTTATTTTTTTAATCCTAATCCATTATAA
- the ftsH gene encoding ATP-dependent zinc metalloprotease FtsH → MRKIKSKNNFFWVYAVIFAIFLGIFFFKSSFSNPKKIDQDTFFDILEKGKVQKIIIKHREIVYVYLKKKILSNGINYAQNNDNENRVIPLLLKYEFEIGDLQFFQKKFEEYKKKYNLNTIIDFKNQQEYTITKFFFDYGIFFILLVIFWIFIFKRIGSTGGGAGGQIFNIGKSRARLFDENDNVKITFQDVAGLEGAKEEVQEIVEFLKNPKKYTKLGGKIPKGALLIGPPGTGKTLLAKAVAGEAKVPFFSLSGSDFVEMFVGVGASRVRDLFEKAKEKSPCIIFIDEIDAIGRARGKSSIAGSNDERENTLNQLLTEMDGFGTHTNVIVLAATNRSDVLDKALLRPGRFDRTILVDPPELNERKEIFRVHLKKLVLSDNVDIDFLSRQTPGFSGADIANICNESALIAARKNRSKIENKDFLDAIDRIIGGLEKKNKIIKPNEKKRIAYHEAGHATISWLLEHAAPLVKVTIVPRGRSLGSAWYLPEERQLTTPEQMKDEICALLAGRSAEEIIFSSISTGALNDLERVTKQAQSMVAIFGLNEKIGNISYYDSTGQNEFSFSKPYSEKTAQIIDEEIYKIITEQYQRAKKILKNNEQKLTMLANELLEKEVIFREDLKKIFGDRPFPDEIGDMLSTVSNISSP, encoded by the coding sequence ATGAGAAAAATAAAAAGTAAAAATAACTTTTTTTGGGTATATGCAGTTATATTTGCTATATTTTTGGGTATATTTTTTTTTAAATCTTCTTTTTCTAATCCTAAAAAAATAGATCAAGATACTTTTTTTGATATTTTAGAAAAGGGGAAAGTACAAAAAATTATAATAAAACATAGAGAAATAGTATATGTTTATTTGAAAAAAAAAATTTTATCTAATGGAATAAATTATGCTCAAAATAATGATAATGAAAATAGAGTTATTCCACTATTATTGAAATATGAATTTGAAATAGGAGATTTACAATTTTTTCAAAAAAAATTTGAAGAATATAAAAAAAAGTATAATCTGAATACTATTATTGATTTTAAAAATCAGCAAGAATATACAATTACAAAATTTTTTTTTGATTATGGTATTTTTTTTATATTGCTAGTAATTTTTTGGATTTTTATTTTTAAGAGAATTGGATCTACAGGTGGGGGTGCTGGTGGACAAATATTTAATATAGGAAAGTCAAGAGCTAGATTATTTGATGAAAATGATAATGTAAAAATTACATTTCAAGATGTAGCTGGATTAGAAGGAGCAAAAGAAGAAGTTCAAGAAATAGTAGAATTTTTAAAAAATCCTAAAAAATATACTAAACTTGGAGGAAAAATTCCAAAAGGAGCTTTATTGATAGGCCCCCCAGGAACAGGAAAAACATTATTAGCGAAAGCTGTAGCTGGAGAAGCTAAAGTTCCATTTTTTTCTTTATCAGGTTCAGATTTTGTAGAAATGTTTGTAGGGGTAGGAGCTTCTAGAGTTAGAGATTTATTTGAAAAAGCTAAGGAGAAATCTCCATGTATAATATTTATTGATGAAATAGATGCTATAGGAAGAGCTAGAGGAAAAAGTAGTATAGCGGGATCCAATGACGAAAGAGAAAATACTTTAAATCAATTATTAACAGAAATGGATGGATTCGGGACTCATACAAATGTAATTGTATTAGCAGCTACTAATAGATCTGATGTTTTAGATAAGGCATTATTACGTCCTGGACGTTTTGATCGTACTATATTAGTTGATCCTCCAGAATTAAATGAAAGAAAAGAAATATTTAGAGTTCATCTTAAAAAATTAGTTTTATCTGATAATGTCGATATAGATTTTTTATCTAGACAAACTCCAGGATTTAGTGGGGCTGATATAGCAAATATTTGCAATGAATCTGCTTTGATTGCAGCAAGAAAAAATAGATCTAAAATAGAAAATAAAGATTTTTTAGATGCAATAGATCGTATAATAGGAGGATTAGAAAAGAAAAATAAAATTATCAAACCAAATGAAAAAAAACGAATAGCTTATCATGAAGCGGGACATGCTACAATAAGTTGGTTATTAGAACATGCTGCTCCTTTAGTAAAAGTTACTATAGTTCCAAGAGGTAGATCTTTAGGATCTGCATGGTATCTTCCAGAAGAAAGACAATTAACAACTCCAGAACAAATGAAGGATGAAATATGTGCATTATTAGCAGGGAGATCCGCAGAAGAAATTATTTTTAGTAGTATTTCTACTGGAGCTTTAAATGATTTGGAAAGAGTTACTAAACAAGCGCAATCTATGGTAGCTATTTTTGGATTAAATGAAAAAATTGGGAATATTTCTTATTATGATTCAACAGGACAAAATGAATTTTCTTTTTCTAAACCTTATAGTGAAAAAACAGCTCAAATTATAGATGAAGAAATATATAAAATTATAACGGAACAATATCAAAGAGCTAAAAAGATATTAAAAAATAATGAACAAAAATTAACAATGTTGGCTAATGAACTTTTAGAAAAAGAAGTTATTTTTAGAGAAGATTTGAAAAAAATATTTGGGGATAGACCTTTTCCTGATGAAATAGGAGATATGTTAAGTACTGTTAGTAATATTTCTTCTCCTTAA
- the rsfS gene encoding ribosome silencing factor, whose amino-acid sequence MLLNKIIEGIKMVKGEDITVLNLKNRKNFICDYFVICNGSSHNQVYAISESIEQITIKQLQKKPWHIEGLKNREWILVDYISIVVHIFQKKARLHYNIENLWS is encoded by the coding sequence TTGCTTTTAAATAAGATTATAGAAGGAATTAAAATGGTTAAAGGAGAAGATATCACTGTTTTAAATTTAAAAAATAGAAAAAATTTTATTTGTGATTATTTTGTTATTTGTAATGGTAGTTCTCATAATCAAGTATATGCTATATCTGAATCAATAGAACAAATTACAATTAAACAATTACAAAAAAAACCTTGGCATATAGAAGGATTAAAAAACAGAGAATGGATACTCGTGGATTATATTTCTATTGTAGTACATATTTTTCAAAAAAAGGCAAGATTGCATTATAATATAGAAAATCTTTGGAGTTAA
- a CDS encoding biotin--[acetyl-CoA-carboxylase] ligase: MKKFIWPIDLILLKEVNSTNQYARKYTHKKKNWIVVWGINQTKGKGIEKNLWYTEKEKSLTFSIVFNPIHIFPIHKKYIINVITSNAIHKILSKYNHKKKIWIKWPNDIISDNKKIGGILIENNIKNKNIYTIIIGIGLNVYQLKLSEKMNIISLKEIFNINFKLYNLLYEIIFFIQKEYFLFLKYGENFVRKHYINNLYLKDIISFFYIFRKKNYVQGIIRSITNQGFLIVEFNNKKYHFFSQKEIKFFIP; encoded by the coding sequence TTGAAAAAATTTATTTGGCCCATAGATTTAATTTTATTAAAAGAAGTTAATTCTACAAATCAATATGCTAGAAAATATACTCATAAAAAAAAAAATTGGATAGTAGTTTGGGGTATAAATCAAACTAAAGGAAAAGGAATAGAAAAAAATTTATGGTATACAGAAAAAGAAAAAAGCTTGACTTTTAGTATTGTTTTTAACCCTATTCATATTTTTCCTATTCATAAAAAATATATCATAAATGTCATTACAAGTAATGCTATTCATAAAATTTTATCAAAATACAACCATAAAAAAAAAATTTGGATTAAATGGCCTAATGATATTATTTCAGATAATAAAAAAATTGGAGGAATTTTAATAGAAAATAACATAAAAAATAAAAATATTTATACCATTATTATTGGAATAGGGTTAAACGTTTATCAGCTAAAATTATCTGAAAAAATGAATATTATTTCTTTAAAAGAAATTTTTAATATTAATTTTAAATTATATAATCTTTTATATGAAATAATATTTTTTATACAAAAAGAATATTTTTTATTCTTAAAATATGGAGAAAATTTTGTAAGAAAACATTATATCAATAATCTATATTTAAAAGATATAATTTCTTTTTTTTATATTTTTCGAAAAAAAAACTATGTTCAAGGCATTATACGATCTATAACAAATCAAGGTTTTTTAATAGTGGAATTCAATAATAAAAAATACCATTTTTTTTCTCAAAAAGAAATAAAATTTTTTATTCCGTAA
- a CDS encoding YidC/Oxa1 family insertase periplasmic-domain containing protein, translating to MKDKKLDYSSMIGLFLILFILTVFTYFFSNQEPKKNNNKKFYISKKIILLEEKKRGENGSFLLENNVLKLKISRIGGMIREVFLKKYKAYDGTLAFHSKNLFLVKNSSLLYDMSFSNKKGLSINTKNLIFKPFFLKNKKGVNILIMRAKNPYGKGFLDYIYIMGKDNQYHIGFYARTINCFPFSKSVSINLEQKIFSLEKDRNWENSYTQVYYSVNNSTSVKYLSEKKTEEKNISNINWIANKQQFFSFIFIPNKTLKNIYVRSENCYSGIFLKKIQFHTLINNTKKNKEFYFSSRFYFGPLDFNFLKEYKNGFENIIPFGWGFLKWINKYFFLIIFQFLEKTNLNYGLIIILMTIVVKLILFPITYKQYKLSAIMKLIRPEIKELNKKYINNEDTLKKQREMMELYKKVGINPMSGCISTLFQIPIFYSLFKFFPTIINLRGKSFLWVEDLTSYDSIFKLPFFIPFYGNHVSLLTLLYSLALLVYTKLSNNGKKDLSQDDNSSIPDINFILYLMPILMLLFINSYASGLSLYYFTSNIINICFLFFIKEFMLDEQKIMMKIQKKKLKKRTHWRTMIKEIINKKITE from the coding sequence ATGAAGGATAAAAAATTAGATTATAGTTCTATGATAGGACTATTTCTTATACTATTTATTTTAACAGTTTTTACTTATTTTTTTAGTAATCAAGAACCCAAAAAAAATAATAATAAAAAATTTTATATTTCAAAAAAAATTATTCTTTTAGAAGAAAAAAAAAGGGGGGAAAATGGTTCTTTTTTATTAGAAAATAATGTTTTAAAATTGAAAATTTCTCGTATAGGAGGGATGATTCGTGAAGTTTTTTTAAAAAAATATAAAGCTTATGATGGTACTTTAGCATTTCATTCAAAAAATCTTTTTTTGGTAAAAAATTCTAGTCTCTTATATGATATGTCTTTTTCTAATAAAAAAGGTTTAAGTATTAATACAAAAAATTTAATTTTTAAACCTTTTTTTTTAAAAAATAAAAAGGGAGTTAATATTCTTATTATGAGAGCTAAAAATCCTTATGGAAAAGGATTTTTAGATTATATATATATCATGGGTAAAGATAATCAATACCATATTGGTTTTTATGCCAGAACTATAAATTGTTTTCCTTTTAGTAAATCTGTTTCTATAAATTTGGAACAAAAAATATTCTCTTTGGAGAAGGATAGAAATTGGGAAAATTCATATACTCAAGTATATTATTCTGTTAATAATTCGACGTCTGTAAAATATTTATCTGAAAAAAAAACAGAGGAAAAAAATATATCCAATATAAATTGGATCGCTAATAAACAACAATTTTTTTCTTTTATATTTATTCCCAATAAAACATTAAAAAATATTTATGTTAGATCTGAAAATTGTTATTCAGGAATTTTTCTAAAAAAAATTCAATTTCACACATTAATAAATAACACAAAAAAAAATAAAGAATTTTATTTTTCTTCTCGTTTTTATTTTGGTCCTTTGGATTTTAATTTTTTAAAAGAATATAAAAATGGATTTGAAAATATTATTCCATTTGGATGGGGTTTTTTAAAATGGATTAATAAATATTTTTTTTTAATAATCTTTCAATTTTTAGAAAAAACAAATTTGAATTATGGTCTTATTATTATTTTAATGACTATTGTAGTGAAACTTATATTATTTCCAATTACTTATAAACAATATAAATTAAGTGCAATAATGAAATTGATTCGTCCAGAAATAAAAGAGTTAAATAAAAAATATATAAATAATGAAGATACTTTGAAAAAACAACGAGAAATGATGGAACTGTATAAAAAAGTAGGAATTAATCCAATGTCTGGATGTATTTCTACATTATTTCAAATTCCTATTTTCTATTCGTTGTTTAAATTTTTTCCTACTATAATAAATTTGAGAGGAAAATCTTTTTTATGGGTAGAAGATTTAACATCATATGATTCTATTTTTAAATTACCTTTTTTTATTCCTTTTTATGGAAATCACGTTAGTTTACTCACTTTATTATATTCATTAGCTTTATTAGTTTATACAAAATTAAGCAATAATGGAAAAAAAGATCTTTCACAAGATGATAATAGTTCTATTCCTGATATAAATTTTATATTATATTTAATGCCAATTTTAATGTTATTGTTTATAAATAGTTATGCTTCTGGTCTATCTCTATATTATTTTACTTCTAACATTATTAATATTTGTTTTTTATTTTTTATTAAAGAGTTTATGTTAGATGAACAAAAAATTATGATGAAAATTCAAAAAAAAAAATTAAAAAAACGTACTCATTGGAGAACAATGATAAAAGAAATAATAAATAAAAAAATTACGGAATAA
- a CDS encoding CTP synthase — MGIKYIFVTGGVTSSLGKGIVSASLGMLLKARGYKISIMKLDPYFNIDPGTLNPYEHGECFVTEDGAETDLDLGHYERFLNQPTTKENNVTSGLIYKTVIDNERKGNYLGKTVQVIPHITDEIKRRIKKVGKSKNSDIIITEIGGTVGDIESLPYIESVRQLKWELGKFNGLVIHLTLLPYVTVTGEIKTKPTQHSVRNLMENGIQADIIVCRTEKHISKNIRKKLALFCNVKPKHVIESIDTKIIYEIPFLLHLQNFDKVVLNNLNLSTILSPNLKKWNFFVKKYKNPKYETQIALVGKYVSLHDSYKSITEALIHAGAENETYVKIKWIYSETIKEKNIKKYFDGISGILVAPGFGNRGIEGKILAAKYARENKIPFFGICLGMQIAVIEFARNVLGFKKAESYETNPYTSHPVISLMKKQKKLTHKGGTMRLGNWKCSFVEGSKISSIYGGKKEVFERHRHRYEFNNSYLEYFSNAGMKAVGINPDTGLVEALELENHIFFLGVQYHPEYKSTVTNPHPLFTNFVQVSKNYKFFNIQNSSCI, encoded by the coding sequence ATGGGGATAAAATATATTTTTGTTACAGGAGGGGTAACCTCATCTTTAGGAAAAGGAATCGTTTCGGCTTCGTTAGGAATGTTATTAAAAGCTAGGGGATATAAAATTTCAATTATGAAATTAGATCCTTATTTTAATATAGATCCAGGAACTTTAAATCCTTATGAACATGGAGAGTGTTTTGTTACTGAAGATGGAGCAGAAACAGATTTAGATTTAGGACATTATGAACGATTTTTAAATCAACCTACTACTAAAGAAAATAATGTAACATCTGGATTGATATATAAAACAGTTATAGATAATGAAAGAAAAGGAAATTATTTAGGGAAAACGGTCCAGGTTATTCCTCATATAACTGATGAAATTAAAAGACGTATTAAAAAAGTTGGAAAATCTAAAAATTCTGATATTATTATTACAGAAATAGGTGGGACTGTCGGAGATATAGAAAGTTTACCATATATTGAATCTGTACGTCAATTAAAATGGGAATTAGGTAAATTTAACGGATTAGTTATTCATTTAACTTTGTTACCGTACGTAACAGTAACTGGAGAAATTAAAACGAAACCAACACAACATTCTGTTCGTAATTTAATGGAAAATGGGATACAAGCAGATATTATTGTTTGTAGAACAGAAAAACATATATCTAAAAATATTAGAAAAAAATTAGCTTTATTTTGTAATGTAAAACCAAAACATGTTATAGAATCAATTGATACTAAAATTATATACGAAATTCCTTTTTTATTGCATTTACAAAATTTTGATAAAGTGGTGTTAAATAATTTGAATTTATCTACTATTTTGTCTCCAAATTTAAAAAAATGGAATTTTTTTGTAAAAAAATATAAGAATCCAAAATATGAAACACAAATAGCATTAGTTGGAAAATATGTTTCTTTACATGATTCTTACAAATCAATAACAGAAGCTTTAATTCATGCAGGAGCGGAAAATGAAACTTATGTTAAAATAAAATGGATTTATTCGGAAACGATAAAAGAAAAAAATATTAAAAAATATTTTGATGGTATTTCAGGAATTTTGGTAGCTCCAGGATTTGGTAATCGAGGAATAGAAGGAAAAATACTTGCTGCAAAATATGCAAGAGAGAATAAAATACCATTTTTTGGTATATGTTTAGGTATGCAAATTGCTGTTATAGAATTTGCTAGAAATGTATTAGGATTTAAAAAAGCAGAAAGTTACGAAACAAATCCATATACTTCTCATCCAGTGATAAGTTTAATGAAAAAACAAAAAAAATTAACTCATAAAGGAGGAACTATGCGTTTAGGAAATTGGAAATGTTCTTTCGTAGAAGGATCAAAAATATCTTCTATTTATGGAGGTAAAAAAGAGGTATTTGAAAGACATCGTCATAGATATGAATTTAATAATAGTTACTTAGAATATTTTTCAAATGCTGGAATGAAAGCTGTTGGAATAAATCCAGATACAGGTTTAGTAGAAGCTTTGGAATTGGAAAATCATATTTTTTTTTTGGGAGTTCAATACCACCCAGAATATAAAAGTACAGTAACAAATCCTCATCCTTTATTTACTAACTTTGTACAAGTTTCTAAAAATTATAAATTTTTTAATATCCAGAATTCTTCTTGTATATGA